In a single window of the Thermoanaerobacterium sp. PSU-2 genome:
- the rseP gene encoding RIP metalloprotease RseP, which produces MVFFYVVVSVIVLGILVTIHEFGHFIVAKLSGTKVNEFAIGFGPKIFSKKHGETEYSFRLMLFGGFCALAGEDEMSNDKRAVTNKPWYTRLGIFAAGPLMNILLTFIILIMVFYFVGSPVPIVSSTISGYPAEKAGIKPGDEIVMVNNTKINDWTTLQNIINSNNGVKLNFTIKRGNATLKKSVIPIVDKSTAKPMIGIVPQYRRSLVLAVDSGVKQTIYFSKMIILSLYMLITGKVSTNDLMGPVGIVQAIGTEAKSGILNLMAFTALISVNLGLFNLLPFPALDGGRILFVLIEKIRGKPVDPEKEGFVHYIGFMLLIALILFATYKDLVRINILK; this is translated from the coding sequence GTGGTATTTTTTTATGTTGTTGTAAGTGTAATTGTATTGGGCATTTTAGTCACGATTCATGAGTTTGGACATTTTATAGTAGCAAAATTGTCTGGCACAAAAGTTAATGAATTTGCTATTGGTTTTGGACCGAAGATATTTTCAAAAAAACATGGTGAAACAGAATATTCGTTTAGATTAATGCTTTTTGGCGGTTTTTGTGCTTTAGCAGGTGAAGATGAAATGTCTAATGATAAAAGAGCTGTGACTAATAAACCTTGGTACACAAGGCTTGGCATTTTTGCGGCTGGTCCTTTGATGAATATATTATTAACTTTTATAATTTTAATTATGGTTTTCTATTTTGTTGGAAGTCCAGTTCCGATTGTCAGTTCAACTATAAGTGGTTATCCTGCAGAAAAGGCCGGTATAAAGCCGGGAGATGAAATAGTAATGGTAAACAATACTAAAATAAATGATTGGACTACATTGCAAAATATTATAAATTCAAACAATGGAGTAAAATTAAATTTTACAATTAAAAGGGGAAATGCTACTTTAAAAAAGTCTGTTATACCGATAGTTGACAAAAGCACTGCAAAGCCAATGATAGGTATAGTGCCACAGTATCGCAGGTCTTTGGTATTAGCTGTCGATAGTGGTGTAAAACAAACTATTTATTTTTCGAAAATGATAATTTTATCTCTGTACATGTTAATAACTGGCAAAGTTTCAACGAATGATTTGATGGGGCCAGTTGGCATAGTTCAAGCTATTGGCACAGAGGCGAAATCTGGCATACTGAATTTAATGGCATTTACTGCGCTTATAAGCGTAAATTTAGGGTTATTTAATTTACTGCCGTTTCCAGCATTGGATGGCGGTAGGATTCTATTCGTGCTGATAGAAAAAATTAGAGGAAAACCTGTCGATCCCGAAAAAGAAGGATTTGTCCATTATATAGGTTTTATGTTGCTTATTGCGCTTATACTTTTTGCTACATATAAAGATTTGGTTAGGATAAATATTTTAAAATAA
- the dxr gene encoding 1-deoxy-D-xylulose-5-phosphate reductoisomerase, whose amino-acid sequence MKNIVVLGSTGSIGTQTLDVVRKSNEFRVIGLTCYNNIDLIKQQIDEFKPQFVAVKDELSAKKLKEMVDTNTVILSGDGGINEVASLSNVQTVVVAIEGIAALIPTIKAIEAGHDIALANKECLVTGGHIIKKLAIEKNINILPVDSEHNAIYQCIQSGKKEFVNKLIITASGGPFRGKTLSDLKSVTVEEALNHPNWKMGKKITIDSATLMNKGFEVIEAKWLFDVPLEKIEVVVHKESIIHSMVEFIDGSIIAEMATADMRIPIQYALNFPNRVYVEGIRYLDVAKIGSLSFEKPDVNTFRCLQLAYDALEEGGTMTTVLNTADEVAVQLFLEKAISFNDIPHIIEKYMNNHKNIINPELNDIIEVDKEIREKIKREYMR is encoded by the coding sequence ATGAAAAATATTGTCGTTTTAGGTTCTACAGGTTCGATTGGGACTCAAACACTTGATGTGGTAAGAAAATCAAATGAATTTCGTGTTATAGGACTTACATGTTATAATAATATTGATCTTATAAAGCAACAAATTGATGAATTTAAGCCGCAATTTGTAGCTGTTAAAGATGAATTGTCTGCAAAAAAGTTAAAAGAAATGGTGGACACTAATACAGTGATTCTCTCTGGTGATGGTGGAATAAACGAAGTAGCTTCTCTTTCAAATGTTCAGACTGTTGTTGTAGCAATTGAAGGCATAGCAGCGCTTATTCCTACTATAAAAGCGATTGAAGCAGGGCATGATATTGCACTTGCCAATAAGGAATGCTTAGTTACAGGCGGACATATAATTAAGAAACTGGCAATTGAGAAAAACATAAATATACTACCTGTTGACAGTGAACACAATGCGATTTACCAATGCATTCAATCAGGAAAAAAAGAATTTGTAAATAAATTGATTATAACTGCATCTGGAGGACCATTTAGAGGGAAAACATTAAGCGATTTAAAATCAGTGACAGTTGAAGAAGCTTTAAATCATCCTAATTGGAAGATGGGTAAGAAAATAACAATTGATTCTGCTACACTTATGAATAAAGGGTTTGAGGTAATAGAAGCTAAATGGCTTTTTGATGTGCCATTGGAAAAAATAGAAGTTGTTGTGCATAAAGAAAGCATAATCCATTCAATGGTAGAGTTTATTGATGGAAGCATTATTGCAGAAATGGCGACTGCTGATATGAGGATACCGATACAGTATGCTTTAAATTTTCCAAACAGGGTATATGTAGAAGGCATACGATATTTGGATGTTGCGAAGATTGGAAGTTTATCATTTGAAAAACCAGATGTTAATACTTTTAGATGCCTTCAACTGGCATATGATGCTTTAGAAGAAGGTGGAACAATGACAACAGTTTTAAATACAGCAGATGAAGTAGCAGTTCAATTGTTTTTAGAAAAAGCAATTTCGTTTAATGATATTCCTCATATAATAGAAAAATATATGAATAATCATAAAAACATCATTAATCCTGAATTAAATGATATAATAGAAGTAGATAAAGAAATAAGGGAAAAAATTAAGCGTGAATATATGAGGTGA
- a CDS encoding phosphatidate cytidylyltransferase translates to MLKKRILSAVIGLPLVFAALIMGGWYLRLFLVAISLIGLYEFYAVFKNTEIRPINFIGYGAVLFFYIFGYTYDSIDLFVILSVVIFSIPVVLHKYNLKDTSITIMGIIYVIFFSYIGKIRDIKGGYLLVWLIFIISWLTDTFAYFIGKRIGKNKLCPSISPNKTFEGSVGGIIGSLVGCLLFTYLFRGKLELNYYYIIFLSIIGSIVAQIGDLFASFIKRNCNTKDFSKIIPGHGGILDRFDSILFVSPCIYIFFTYLYR, encoded by the coding sequence ATGTTAAAAAAAAGGATACTTAGTGCAGTAATAGGGCTTCCTTTAGTTTTTGCGGCATTAATCATGGGGGGCTGGTATCTTAGACTTTTTTTAGTAGCTATCAGTCTTATTGGATTGTACGAGTTTTACGCGGTGTTTAAAAATACAGAAATAAGGCCTATAAATTTTATAGGCTATGGGGCTGTCTTATTTTTTTATATTTTTGGTTATACCTATGATTCTATAGATCTTTTTGTGATTTTGTCTGTAGTAATATTTTCTATTCCGGTTGTACTTCATAAGTATAATTTGAAAGATACTTCCATAACGATTATGGGAATCATATATGTCATTTTTTTCTCGTACATAGGGAAAATAAGGGATATTAAAGGCGGTTACTTGCTTGTATGGCTTATATTTATCATTTCTTGGCTGACAGATACTTTTGCATATTTCATAGGTAAACGCATCGGTAAAAATAAATTATGTCCATCAATTAGTCCTAACAAGACTTTTGAAGGTTCAGTTGGTGGAATAATAGGTTCGTTGGTAGGATGCCTTTTGTTTACATATTTATTTAGAGGAAAATTAGAACTAAATTATTATTATATCATTTTTTTAAGCATTATAGGCAGTATAGTGGCTCAAATAGGTGATCTTTTTGCGTCGTTTATAAAACGAAATTGCAACACGAAAGATTTTAGCAAAATTATTCCTGGGCATGGCGGGATATTGGATAGATTTGATAGTATTCTTTTTGTATCTCCTTGTATTTACATATTTTTCACATATTTATACAGATGA
- a CDS encoding isoprenyl transferase — MGFIKKRQKDFDEDIEKKLDENNIPKHVAIIMDGNGRWAKKRGFIRTLGHRAGMEAVRRIVKASSEIGIKYLTLYAFSTENWKRPADEVNGLMDLLIEYLGREVNELNENNVKLNFIGDLSMIPEKCRIKIKESEEITKNNTGLTLNIALNYGGRSEIVRAFKRIGSSLLNGEIDLNDIDENVIADNLYTSGQPDPDLIIRPSGELRISNFMLWQSAYSELWFSDVLWPDFEKRHLLQAIFDYQKRNRRFGGI; from the coding sequence ATGGGGTTTATCAAAAAACGACAAAAAGATTTTGATGAGGATATAGAGAAAAAACTTGATGAAAACAATATTCCAAAGCATGTGGCAATAATAATGGATGGAAATGGTAGATGGGCGAAAAAGAGAGGTTTCATAAGAACACTTGGACATAGAGCTGGTATGGAAGCTGTAAGGCGAATTGTTAAAGCATCATCTGAAATCGGAATCAAGTATTTGACTTTATACGCATTTTCGACAGAAAATTGGAAAAGGCCTGCAGATGAAGTTAATGGATTGATGGACTTACTTATAGAGTATTTAGGTCGTGAAGTAAATGAATTGAATGAAAACAATGTGAAATTAAACTTTATTGGCGATTTATCAATGATACCTGAAAAATGTAGAATCAAGATAAAAGAGTCCGAGGAAATAACCAAAAACAATACTGGCCTTACTTTAAATATCGCCTTAAATTATGGTGGCAGAAGTGAAATAGTTAGAGCATTTAAAAGGATAGGCAGCTCTTTATTGAACGGCGAAATTGATTTAAATGATATTGATGAAAATGTTATTGCCGATAATTTATATACATCAGGACAACCAGATCCTGATTTGATTATAAGACCAAGCGGAGAATTGCGAATTAGCAATTTTATGCTTTGGCAGTCTGCATACTCTGAGCTATGGTTTTCTGATGTCTTATGGCCAGATTTTGAAAAAAGGCACCTTTTGCAGGCTATATTTGATTACCAAAAGCGAAATAGACGTTTTGGCGGCATATGA
- the frr gene encoding ribosome recycling factor, producing MDDLLKNTEEKMKKSIAVLKNELMSIRAGRANPALLDRISIDYYGTMTPINKLATITAPEPKVIIIQPWDTSKISEIEKAIQKSDLNINPTSDGKIIRLVFPDLTEERRKELVKLVHKKGEEARVAVRQIRRDANDAIKKMDKNGEISEDEKLKSEENVQKLTDNYIKEIDKILEQKEKEIMEI from the coding sequence ATGGATGATTTGTTAAAAAACACTGAAGAAAAAATGAAAAAGTCAATAGCAGTTTTAAAAAATGAATTGATGTCTATAAGGGCTGGCAGGGCTAATCCTGCACTTTTAGACAGAATATCAATCGACTACTATGGTACCATGACTCCAATAAATAAGTTAGCGACAATTACGGCACCAGAACCAAAAGTTATAATCATTCAGCCGTGGGACACATCCAAAATATCTGAAATTGAAAAAGCAATTCAAAAATCAGATTTAAACATTAATCCTACTTCTGATGGCAAAATAATCAGATTAGTTTTTCCGGATTTGACAGAAGAGAGAAGGAAAGAGCTTGTTAAATTAGTTCATAAAAAAGGTGAAGAAGCTAGGGTCGCAGTAAGGCAGATTAGAAGAGATGCCAATGATGCTATTAAAAAGATGGATAAAAATGGCGAGATTTCGGAAGATGAGAAATTAAAAAGTGAAGAAAATGTACAAAAACTTACGGATAATTATATTAAAGAGATAGACAAAATTTTGGAGCAAAAGGAAAAGGAGATAATGGAGATTTGA
- the pyrH gene encoding UMP kinase, protein MSVKYKRIILKISGEALSGSTGYGIDFETVNLIADQIKEVKEMGVQIGVVIGGGNIWRGREGVGMDRTTADHMGMLATVINSLALQDALERRGVETRVQTAIEMRQIAEPYIRRRAIRHLEKGRVVIFAAGTGNPFFSTDTTASLRAAEIDAEVILLAKKVDGVYDKDPVKHKDAIKFDKLTYLDVLNRGLGVMDSTATSLCMDNNIPIIVFNLTVPGNIKNVIMGQKIGTIVKEG, encoded by the coding sequence ATGTCTGTGAAATACAAACGAATAATATTAAAAATTTCAGGAGAAGCTTTGTCTGGCAGCACAGGATACGGTATCGATTTTGAAACTGTAAATTTAATTGCTGATCAAATAAAAGAAGTAAAAGAAATGGGCGTTCAAATAGGCGTTGTAATTGGAGGTGGTAATATCTGGAGGGGTAGAGAAGGAGTAGGAATGGATAGGACTACCGCTGATCATATGGGAATGCTTGCTACAGTTATTAATTCTCTTGCTTTGCAAGATGCTTTAGAGCGGAGAGGTGTAGAAACGAGGGTTCAAACTGCCATTGAGATGAGGCAGATTGCTGAACCGTATATTCGAAGGAGGGCAATAAGGCATCTTGAAAAAGGAAGAGTTGTGATTTTTGCGGCTGGTACTGGTAATCCTTTTTTCTCTACCGATACGACAGCATCTTTAAGAGCTGCTGAGATAGATGCGGAAGTGATTCTTCTTGCTAAGAAAGTAGATGGAGTCTATGATAAGGACCCTGTTAAACATAAAGATGCTATTAAATTTGATAAGTTGACATATCTTGATGTGCTTAACAGAGGACTTGGAGTGATGGACTCTACAGCAACTTCTCTATGTATGGACAATAATATTCCAATTATCGTGTTTAATTTGACTGTACCAGGAAACATTAAGAACGTAATAATGGGCCAAAAAATAGGAACAATTGTCAAGGAGGGATAG
- the tsf gene encoding translation elongation factor Ts produces the protein MISAQQVKELRERTGAGMMDCKRALTDSNGDIEKAIDILRERGLAAAAKKAGRVANEGLVESYIHGGGRIGVLVEVNCETDFVANTDDFKSFVKEICMQIAAANPQYIKREDVPQEVIEKEREILKAQSLNEGKPAQVIDRIIEGRLEKFYKENCLLEQLYIRDDSKTIKDLLNELIAKLGENIIIRRFVRFERGEGIENSQEEE, from the coding sequence ATGATTTCTGCACAACAAGTTAAAGAACTTAGAGAGCGTACTGGGGCAGGTATGATGGATTGCAAAAGAGCGCTTACTGATTCTAATGGCGATATTGAAAAAGCGATTGATATATTAAGAGAAAGAGGATTAGCAGCCGCTGCTAAAAAGGCTGGCAGAGTTGCAAATGAAGGATTAGTAGAATCGTACATTCATGGTGGCGGCAGAATTGGTGTTCTTGTTGAAGTAAATTGTGAAACAGATTTTGTCGCCAATACAGATGATTTTAAATCTTTTGTAAAAGAAATATGCATGCAAATCGCTGCAGCAAATCCGCAGTACATAAAAAGAGAAGATGTACCGCAAGAAGTTATTGAAAAAGAAAGGGAAATTTTAAAGGCACAATCATTAAATGAAGGCAAACCAGCCCAAGTGATTGACAGAATAATTGAAGGAAGACTCGAAAAATTCTATAAGGAAAATTGCTTATTAGAACAATTGTATATAAGAGATGATAGCAAGACGATAAAAGACCTATTAAATGAATTGATTGCAAAGCTTGGTGAAAATATAATAATAAGAAGATTTGTGAGATTCGAAAGAGGAGAAGGTATTGAAAATTCTCAAGAAGAAGAATAA